One window of the Novipirellula caenicola genome contains the following:
- a CDS encoding helix-turn-helix domain-containing protein — MSKTAKPSRPLPASGETSRWNFLTNHAHVLIVLYSHPDMVLREVALRVGITERGVQRIIQDLEDEGFLRREKVGRKNHYQVLTDESLRHPLEAHRTIGDLLKLISG, encoded by the coding sequence ATGAGCAAGACGGCCAAACCATCACGCCCGTTACCAGCAAGCGGTGAAACCAGCCGCTGGAACTTTCTAACCAATCACGCCCACGTGCTGATCGTGCTGTACAGTCATCCCGATATGGTGTTACGCGAGGTCGCCTTGCGAGTCGGTATCACCGAGCGAGGAGTCCAGCGGATCATCCAAGATCTCGAAGACGAGGGGTTCCTTCGCCGAGAGAAGGTGGGCCGCAAGAATCACTATCAAGTGTTGACCGACGAATCGCTCCGTCATCCGCTGGAAGCCCATCGCACGATCGGCGATCTGCTAAAGCTGATCAGTGGTTAA
- a CDS encoding DoxX family protein, giving the protein MLLASAKQISVGLLVLRVAFGLFMLVHGIQKVMGFSAMSDAFPDPIGMGSQLSLIMAIGAEVGCSLLLILGLGTRLALLPLAFTMVIALFVVHGDDPWKVKELAAIYLTTYAALFITGPGEWSLDHKFWGGGKAK; this is encoded by the coding sequence ATGTTACTTGCGTCTGCTAAACAAATTTCCGTCGGTTTACTTGTCCTGCGTGTCGCGTTCGGCCTATTCATGCTCGTGCATGGGATCCAGAAGGTGATGGGATTCAGCGCGATGTCCGACGCCTTTCCCGACCCGATCGGAATGGGCAGCCAGCTCAGTTTGATCATGGCGATTGGTGCCGAGGTTGGCTGCTCGCTGCTGTTGATCTTGGGCTTGGGCACACGCTTGGCACTGTTACCGCTGGCCTTCACGATGGTGATCGCGCTGTTCGTGGTGCATGGTGACGATCCATGGAAAGTCAAAGAATTGGCTGCCATCTATCTAACCACCTACGCCGCGTTGTTCATCACCGGCCCAGGCGAATGGTCGCTCGACCATAAGTTTTGGGGCGGTGGCAAAGCAAAGTAA
- a CDS encoding FMN-dependent NADH-azoreductase → MSKLLYIESSPRKARSKSIRVANAFLDAYKSANPDDEILTIDLWKKKLPEFDGDTIDAKYQVLHGQGHDASQAKAWQSVVDVIDEFKSADKYLISLPMWNFGIPYKLKHYIDVIAQPGQTFSFSPETGYSGLVTGKPVAVVYARGGAYGSEQTQGMDFQKTYLELILGFVGFTHIHSVVVEPTLAGPDDVAATEAAAVQVATEIASTF, encoded by the coding sequence ATGTCCAAACTGCTTTACATCGAATCGTCTCCCCGCAAAGCACGCTCGAAATCGATTCGAGTTGCCAATGCTTTTCTTGACGCCTACAAATCGGCCAACCCCGATGATGAAATCCTGACGATCGACCTCTGGAAAAAGAAGCTTCCCGAATTCGACGGTGACACAATCGACGCGAAATACCAAGTACTACATGGCCAAGGGCATGATGCGAGTCAGGCCAAAGCATGGCAAAGCGTCGTCGACGTGATTGACGAGTTCAAATCGGCCGACAAGTATTTAATCAGTCTTCCGATGTGGAATTTTGGAATTCCCTACAAGTTGAAACACTATATCGATGTGATCGCTCAGCCAGGCCAGACGTTTAGTTTTTCGCCCGAGACCGGCTATAGCGGATTGGTCACTGGCAAACCTGTTGCGGTTGTCTACGCTCGTGGCGGCGCTTATGGCAGCGAGCAAACCCAGGGGATGGATTTTCAAAAGACGTACCTAGAGTTGATACTGGGATTTGTCGGATTTACGCATATCCATTCGGTGGTGGTCGAGCCCACTCTCGCAGGGCCTGACGATGTTGCCGCGACCGAAGCCGCTGCGGTCCAGGTGGCAACGGAAATTGCTTCTACTTTCTGA
- a CDS encoding pirin family protein — MNASRRNMLSMTAAGLIQIAAKPAVTLADEPTSSDWLVRQAAERGHTDLGWLKSFHSFSFGGYYDQRHMGFRSLRVINDDKIAAGRGFPTHPHRDMEIISYVLDGSLQHKDSTGKGAIITPDDIQMMSAGTGITHSEYNPSPTEANHFLQIWIQPAMRGVQPRYSENKVTDDQKTNQWNLIAGPDGSHAAVGIYQDAKIFASKLLANESLDYTLERNRHAWLQVATGEVTVNGTTLAAGDAVASSRATSLHVTANQSSDVLLFDLS, encoded by the coding sequence ATGAACGCGTCCCGACGAAACATGCTTTCGATGACGGCAGCAGGGCTGATTCAGATCGCCGCAAAACCTGCGGTGACGCTGGCCGATGAACCCACGAGCAGCGATTGGTTGGTCCGCCAAGCGGCCGAGCGAGGGCACACCGATTTGGGTTGGCTAAAAAGTTTCCACTCGTTCTCGTTCGGTGGCTACTACGATCAACGACACATGGGATTTCGCAGTCTGCGCGTCATCAACGATGACAAAATCGCGGCGGGGCGAGGGTTCCCAACGCACCCGCACCGTGACATGGAAATCATTTCCTATGTGCTCGATGGATCGTTACAGCACAAAGACAGTACGGGCAAAGGAGCCATCATCACGCCGGATGACATTCAAATGATGTCCGCTGGTACGGGAATCACCCACAGCGAGTACAATCCGTCGCCCACCGAGGCGAATCACTTTCTGCAAATCTGGATCCAACCTGCGATGCGTGGCGTGCAGCCGCGGTATAGCGAGAACAAGGTGACCGACGACCAGAAAACGAACCAGTGGAATTTGATCGCCGGGCCCGACGGTTCGCACGCGGCAGTGGGGATTTATCAAGACGCCAAAATCTTCGCCAGCAAATTGCTGGCGAACGAAAGCCTCGACTACACGCTTGAGCGAAATCGACATGCATGGTTACAAGTCGCCACGGGCGAGGTGACCGTCAATGGGACCACACTCGCAGCGGGCGACGCGGTGGCGTCGAGCCGAGCGACATCGCTTCACGTCACGGCGAACCAATCGAGTGATGTGCTCCTGTTTGATCTGAGTTGA
- a CDS encoding MarR family winged helix-turn-helix transcriptional regulator yields the protein MATRNLSRELKKKKPFESVEQEAMLSVMRTSDLLENRLARLLRQYALTPSQYNAMRIMRGEAKPMPCLEIAERMIQVAPAITRVVDQLVDRQLVAKEQSSEDRRVFLVHLTTAGKSLLRKIDTPIEQLHRTLLGHVPAAELKSLITTLARARQGIPD from the coding sequence TTGGCTACTCGCAACCTAAGTCGCGAACTGAAAAAGAAAAAGCCGTTTGAATCGGTCGAACAAGAAGCGATGCTGAGTGTAATGCGGACCAGCGATTTGCTGGAAAATCGCTTAGCGAGACTGCTTCGCCAATACGCGCTGACACCGTCGCAATACAACGCGATGCGGATCATGCGAGGCGAAGCCAAACCGATGCCCTGCCTAGAGATCGCCGAGCGAATGATCCAGGTCGCGCCGGCGATCACGCGGGTGGTCGATCAATTGGTCGACCGTCAACTGGTCGCCAAGGAACAATCAAGCGAAGATCGCCGCGTTTTCCTGGTCCATCTCACCACGGCAGGAAAATCATTGCTGCGAAAAATCGACACCCCGATCGAGCAGTTACATCGCACCCTACTGGGCCATGTTCCTGCTGCCGAATTGAAATCGCTGATCACGACGCTGGCCAGGGCGCGGCAAGGAATCCCAGACTAA